One Zerene cesonia ecotype Mississippi chromosome 9, Zerene_cesonia_1.1, whole genome shotgun sequence DNA window includes the following coding sequences:
- the LOC119828994 gene encoding glycoprotein 3-alpha-L-fucosyltransferase A-like has product MWARAARVLRRVALLVPFVLTALALLLLPRPPPYSTPARLPSPPPQALRDESHLHNAITESEDELSNVEDEFSKRPWYMSGGERRPKNHDPLARLFPEDLPSEDRIVEQLMYTLPRDEDVPVKKILLANGLGTWGVSGGRTEFIRNKCPVDRCTLTGDSREAGTADAILFKDHHTPFNIKRPPNQVIR; this is encoded by the exons ATGTgggcgcgcgcggcgcgggTGCTGCGGCGCGTGGCGCTGCTGGTGCCGTTCGTGCTGACCGCGTTGGCGTTGCTGCTGctgccgcgcccgccgccctACAGCACGCCCGCGCGGCTCCCGTCCCCGCCGCCGCAAGCTCTGCGCGACGAATCGCACTTGCAT AACGCGATTACCGAAAGTGAGGATGAATTGAGTAACGTTGAGGATGAATTTTCTAAGCGACCTTGGTACATGAGCGGAGGTGAAAGGAGACCCAAGAACCATGATCCACTCGCAAGGCTATTTCCAGAGGACTTGCCTAGCGAAGACAG aaTTGTCGAGCAGCTTATGTACACTTTACCAAGAGACGAGGATGTACCAGTAAAGAAGATATTGTTGGCTAATGGGCTAGGCACTTGGGGTGTCTCTGGCGGTAGGACTGAATTCATCAGAAACAAATGTCCAGTAGACAGGTGTACGCTGACGGGAGATTCCAGAGAGGCGGGAACGGCCGACGCCATTTTGTTCAAGGACCATCACACCCCATTCAACATCAAGCGACCACCGAACCAGGTAATTAGATAG
- the LOC119829032 gene encoding peroxisomal biogenesis factor 3: protein MFSSIKNFLHRHRRKFIVTGAVFGSIYFLLSYAQKKLREWQEKEAKKFFEMTRKKQHFESTERTCNQTILSLSKIVSENILSILNTEEIVQKLHDNPENKLALWEQMKVMIFTRICVLVYALSILQVTLRVQLNIIGGYLYRDSVLEVEPLIDSNLQAKYLSLCHHFVGPGVEDLVKQIEKAVKRVVDPISLKKKITLQEVEQVFWSIQTILCTDSNEGDPVKKMVHYLVDHTEINEAKFDTIVKETMDVLESDEVTSITMSSISRSFSSVIDEIANLFVTKWVPTSKNHLEVSEGHVVTNGAMKLGAQGDPFIDVNKVDMHFVKLLPVVNELITKNTCKGNTNIPDLLTQQLTLNEKLKLLGANVYEVFSNT, encoded by the coding sequence ATGTTTTCAAgtatcaaaaattttttacatcGTCATAGAAGGAAGTTTATTGTAACTGGTGCAGTATTTGGATCCATTTACTTCCTTTTGAGTTACGCACAGAAGAAGTTAAGAGAATGGCAAGAAAAAGAGGCAAAAAAGTTCTTTGAAATGACAAGAAAGAAACAACATTTTGAAAGCACTGAACGTACCTGCAACCAAACAATTCTCTCtctttcaaaaattgtatcagaaaatattttaagcataTTGAATACAGAagaaattgtacaaaaattacatgatAACCCAGAAAATAAACTCGCATTATGGGAACAAATGAAAGTAATGATATTTACACGTATTTGTGTGTTAGTCTATGCTCTATCTATTCTACAAGTAACTTTACGAGTACAACTTAACATTATCGGTGGGTATCTCTATAGAGACTCAGTGTTGGAAGTTGAGCCTCTCATAGATAGTAATTTGCAAGCTAAATACTTATCCTTATGCCATCATTTTGTTGGACCTGGTGTAGAAGACTTAGtgaaacaaattgaaaaagcTGTTAAAAGAGTGGTGGATCCAATATCCCTCAAGAAAAAGATCACTTTGCAAGAAGTAGAGCAAGTGTTTTGGTCTATACAAACTATACTATGTACTGATTCAAATGAGGGAGATCCAGTCAAAAAGATGGTTCACTATTTGGTTGATCATACGGAAATAAATGAGGCTAAGTTTGACACTATTGTGAAGGAAACTATGGATGTATTGGAGAGTGATGAAGTAACCTCTATCACAATGTCCTCTATTAGTAGGAGTTTTTCATCAGTTATTGATGAAATTGCAAACTTATTTGTCACAAAATGGGTGCCAACATCCAAAAATCATTTAGAAGTCAGTGAGGGGCATGTCGTCACAAACGGAGCAATGAAACTCGGAGCTCAAGGAGACCCTTTCATTGATGTGAATAAAGTTGACATGCATTTTGTGAAACTGCTGCCAGTTGTCAATGAATTGATCACCAAAAACACATGCAAGGGCAATACCAACATTCCAGACTTGTTAACACAACAACttacattaaatgaaaaattgaaattgttggGTGCTAATGTATATGAAGTTTttagtaatacataa